Genomic segment of Thermoanaerobacterales bacterium:
GAGGCCATGGTGGATCGCACCCGCAAGGGCGGGGGAGAGATTGTCAACCTCCTCAAGACCGGCAGCGCTTTTTACGCCCCCGGCGCCGCCACGATCCAAATGGTCGAGGCCATCTTGAAAGATAAGAAGCGTATCCTCCCGCTCGCGGCCTATCTTAACGGCGAATACGGCGAGCGTGACGTCTACGCCGGCGTGCCGGCCGTCCTCGGCGCCAACGGCGTGGAACGGGTCATCGAACTTGACCTTACCCCCCAGGAGCTTGCCGCGCTGAAAGGCTCGATCACCGCCGTGCGCGAGGTAATGGCGCGGATGGAACTGTAGAGAAGACATTCTGCTAAGTTTAGGGCCCTGCCCGGAAACGGGTGGGGCCCTAAACTTTTAGGGAATTGTTAGAAACATGTTAGAAGTCTGTCAGTTTCTGGTACAGGATTTTTAAAAATTGGCGCGAATCTTGATATTGACTTAACCTGTAATTTACTCTGTAGGGGTATTTTGGCGAAACGTAGCGTTTTAAGAAATAAAGAAAGATGTATTCGAGGTGCTTCCCTCTTTGAAACTGAAACCCGGTCAGGATTTCCTCGGGACCCGGCTGGTTGAAGCCGGGGTGATTACTCCGGAGCAACTGCAGGAGGCCCTGAAGAAGCAGACTACCCGGAACGGGACGAAGGAGCGGCTCGGCAGGATCCTTGTCAGACTCGGCTACTGCACCGAGGACGACATCGCCCGGGTCCTGGGCGAGCGCGCCGGCGTGCCCTTCCTGTCGCTCGAGTCCTTCCCCGTCAACGCCGCGGCGGCGGCGACCATCTCGCCCGAGACGGCGCGGCGGTACCGCGCCCTGCCGATCGCCTTCGAGGACAACCGTCTGGTTGTGGCCATGATGCGTCCCGATGACGTTATCGCCATCGACAACCTGCGCATCCTCACCGGCTATGACATCCAGCCGGTGACGGTCCCGGACAGCGAACTGGAGGCGGCTATCGAACGGTTCAGCCGTACCGGGGCCGAAGTTGAGGCGGGAGTGGAAGAGGAGCCCGTATCGGAGGTCGTACCCGGCCCGGAGAATGATACAACGGATAAGCCGGCGGTTCACCTGGCGAACCTGATCTTCAGTCAGGCCGTGAGCGCCGGGGCCAGCGACGTGCACATCGACCCGCAGGAGAAGGGGGTACGCGTCCGCTTCCGTATCGACGGGGTGCTCCACGACGTGATGCACCCGCCGCGGAGACTGCACCCGGCCCTGGTTTCGCGTATCAAGGTCCTGGCGAACATGGATATCGCCGAACGGCGCGTCCCCCAGGACGGGCGGATGACCTTGAAGATTGAGGGGAAGACCGTCGACGTGCGCGTGGCTACTCTACCCGGCGCCTACGGCGAAAAAGTGACCCTACGCCTCCTGGACCGCACGGGCAAACTGATCACCCTCGACGAACTGGGGTTCGCGCCGCCGGTCCTGGCCGCCTATCGTGAGGGGGCGCGTCTGCCCTACGGGTTCATCCTGGTGACCGGACCGACGGGCAGCGGCAAGAGCACGACCCTTTACGCCACCCTGGCCGCACTAAACTCGACGGAGAAGAACATCATCACCGTGGAGGACCCCATCGAGTACCGCATCGACGGGGTCAACCAGATCCAGATCAACCCCCGCGCCGGTCTTACCTTCGCCACCGGCCTGCGCTCGATCCTGCGCAGCGACCCCGACATCGTCATGATCGGGGAGATCCGCGACCAGGAGACGGCGCGCATTGCCGTGGAGTCGGCCCTTACAGGGCACCTGGTCCTGTCGACCCTCCACACCAACGATGCGGCCGGGGCGATCACCCGCCTGGGGGACATGGGCATCGAACCCTTCCTGACCGCGTCTTCACTGGTTTGTATCTTGGCCCAGCGCCTGGTCCGCGTCCTGTGCCTGAACTGCAAGGAACCCTACGAACTCCCGGCCGCCGAATGGCGGCGCGTCGCCGGCGCCGCGGACGCCGACGACCGGCCTATACGCCTTTACCGCCCGCGGGGCTGCCTGCGCTGCAGCAACACCGGCTACCGCGGACGCATCGGCGTCTATGAGCTTTTGCGCGTCACCGAGCCCATCCGGCGTCTCACGCTGGCGCGGCGGTCGGCGGGGGAGATCAAGGAGGCTGCCGTAGCCGAGGGGATGGTCACCCTGTTTGAGGACGGGCTGTTGAAAGTCAAGAAAGGGATAACGTCACTGGAAGAAGTGATGAGGGTGATCATATGAGCGACGGCAACCGTTCTTTCAACCTGGATGAGATCCTGATCGAAACCGTGCGCCGTCAGGGCTCCGACCTGCATCTCACGGCCGGCGTGCCCCCGGTTATGCGCATCCACGGCGACCTGATCCCCTTGGACGAGCGGCGCCTTACACCGCAGGATGTCGCCGACCTGGTGCTGCCGGTCTTGGAGCCCAGCCAGCGCCGGCGGCTGGAGGAAGAATGGGAACTCGATTTCTCCTACTCCATCCCGGGCGTCAGCCGTTTCCGCGGGAACATCATGCGCCAGCGGGGCAGCCTGGCTGTCGCCTTCCGGGTGGTCCCCACGCAGATCCCCCGCCTCGAGGACCTGGGCCTGCCTGCGGCGGTGAGGGACCTCTGCTTTCTGCCGCGCGGCCTGGTGCTGGTCACGGGCCCGACCGGCAGCGGCAAGTCCACGACCCTGGCGGCCATGATCGGTGTGATCAACCGGGAGCGCAGCCTGAACATCGTCACCGTCGAGCAGCCGATTGAATTCCTGCATAGTCACGGGCGGAGCATAGTCAAACAGCGCGAGGTGGGCAGCGACACCCATTCCTTCGCCGACGCCCTGCGCCACGTCCTGCGCCATGACCCCGACGTTATTCTCATCGGGGAGATGCGGGACCTGGAGAGTATCGCCATCGCCCTGACCGCCGCCGAGACCGGTCACCTGGTCCTGTCCACCCTGCACACTCAGACCGCGCCCCTGGCGATCCACCGCATCGTGGACGTCTTCCAGGAGCATATGCAGAACCATGTGCGGCAGCAACTGGCCGATTCCCTGCAGGGCGTCATCGCCCAGCAGCTTGTGCCCACAGCCGACGGTACCGGCCGGGTGGTGGCCGCCGAGTTGATGCTGGCCACGCCGGCGGTGCGCAACCTGATCCGCGAGAGCAAGGAGCACCAGCTCTATACGGCCATGGAGACCGGCCGCGCGGCCGGTATGCAGACCATGGACCAGGCCCTGGCCGAACTGTGTCTTACCGGACGCATCACACGGGACATGGCCTTTCTGCGCTGCGTGGACCGTGCCGAACTGGAGCGGTTACTGCAAAAGGGAGCGGCGACCCGGACCAGGGATGCCGCTGTGCAGCGGACGACGTGGTTTAGCGGCGTTACCGCGGGACTGAACGGCGTAAGACGGGACAACCGGTAACCGGCGGCCGCGACCGCGGAAGGGAGGATGATGAAGCGGATGGGCCTTTTTACTTACCAGATCATTGACCGGACGGGGAACACGGTCCGGGGGCAGATGGAGGCGGACCACGAATGGACGGCCGCCGCCCACCTGCGGAAGATGGGCTACACTGTGGTGGATGTTAATCCGGTGCGGGAATCCTCGTTCCGACAGGCCTTCCAGGTACGCCGCAGGGTCGGCGTCGGGGACTTAAGTCTCTTCAGCCGCCAGCTGGCGGCCATGCTGGACGCCGGCATTCCCTTGACCCGCTGCCTTTTCACGCTGGGACGGCAGACGTCGAACCCGGCCCTGGCCCGGGCGGCGAGCGAGGCGGCGCGGAACGTGGAGGCCGGAATGAGCTTCTCCGAATCGCTGCGCGCCCACCCCGAGATATTTCCTTCTTTATATGTCAGCATGGTCCGGGCCGGGGAGGTCGGCGGCACCCTGGAGGAGATGCTGCGCCGCCTTTCCGAACAGCTCGAGCGGGACAAGGGCCTCCGCGACAACGTACGCTCGGCCACCTTCTATCCGACGGTGGTCATCTGCTTCGCCACACTGGTCGTGCTGGGCATGATGTTCTTCATCGTTCCGATCTTCACGCGCTTTTTCCCGCCCGGGGTGGAGCTGCCCCTGCCGACCCGGGTGCTCATGGCCGTTTCCGACTCCCTGCGCCATTACTGGTACCTTTGGTTTCTGGCCGCGGCCGCGGCCGTACTCGGCCTATGCTTCTACCTGCGGAGCCCCTCCGGCCGCCGTTCCTGGGACCGCGTGAAGTTTAAGCTGCCGGTCCTGGGCTCGCTCTTCCAGCGGGCGGTCGTCGCCCGCTTCGCCCGTACCCTGGCTACGCTGCTCTCGGGCGGTATCCCCGTCCTGCAGGCCCTGGAGGCGGCCGGGCCGGCCACGGGCAGCACGGTGGTCGCCGAGGCCGTGCAGGAGGCCGGCGAGAAGATCCAGGAAGGGAAGAGCATCGCCGGGCCCCTGGAGGAGAGCGGCGTCTTCCCGCCCATGGTCATCCAGATGGTGTCCGTCGGGGAGGAGACGGGCTCCTTAAGTTTTCTTCTGACCAGGATCGCCGAGTTCTACGAGGCCGAGGTGGCGACCATTACCCGCGGGCTGACCGCGCTGATCGAACCGGTGCTGATCATCTTCGTCGGGTGCATCATCGGCGTCATTGTCGTTTCGATGTACCTGCCGATCTTCACCGTCGTCACCACGGTGGGGAGGTAGACCCTTGGTGAACGGAAACGGCGTCGGGGCGCGTCCCGGACCCCCCGACCTGGAGGCTGCGGTCCGCGCCTACCGCGAGACCGGCGACGAGGAGCACCTCTGGGCCGTGATGCATGCCGGCCGGGGGCTGGTGCACCATTTCGCCGGCCTGCTTTCCGGCGGCCGGTCGGGCGAGGACTTGGTCCAGAGCGGGTATGAGGGCCTGCTCAAGGCCGTGCGGCGCTTCGATCCCGCCCGCGGCGTAAAGTTCACGACCTACGCCGCCCACTGCGTCATGGGCGAGATCCGCCACCAACTCCGGCGGGAGGCCGCCTTTTACCGCCCGGCCTGGGCGGCGGAACTGCAGGCGCGCATCCATGCCGCGGCCGACGACCTGCTACGGCGCACCGGAGAACCGCCCTCACTGGCCGCGATCGCCCGGGCCGTCAACATCCGGGAGGAGGGGGTCATCG
This window contains:
- a CDS encoding type IV pilus twitching motility protein PilT, whose product is MSDGNRSFNLDEILIETVRRQGSDLHLTAGVPPVMRIHGDLIPLDERRLTPQDVADLVLPVLEPSQRRRLEEEWELDFSYSIPGVSRFRGNIMRQRGSLAVAFRVVPTQIPRLEDLGLPAAVRDLCFLPRGLVLVTGPTGSGKSTTLAAMIGVINRERSLNIVTVEQPIEFLHSHGRSIVKQREVGSDTHSFADALRHVLRHDPDVILIGEMRDLESIAIALTAAETGHLVLSTLHTQTAPLAIHRIVDVFQEHMQNHVRQQLADSLQGVIAQQLVPTADGTGRVVAAELMLATPAVRNLIRESKEHQLYTAMETGRAAGMQTMDQALAELCLTGRITRDMAFLRCVDRAELERLLQKGAATRTRDAAVQRTTWFSGVTAGLNGVRRDNR
- a CDS encoding sigma-70 family RNA polymerase sigma factor translates to MNGNGVGARPGPPDLEAAVRAYRETGDEEHLWAVMHAGRGLVHHFAGLLSGGRSGEDLVQSGYEGLLKAVRRFDPARGVKFTTYAAHCVMGEIRHQLRREAAFYRPAWAAELQARIHAAADDLLRRTGEPPSLAAIARAVNIREEGVIEALRAGTVSLDALDLSRIRHLRYESFRLPVEDVVAVRQALARLSDLQRRAVYLVFYRDLTQAQAAAALGVSQRRVSRLVRRGLAHMAVNLA
- a CDS encoding type II secretion system F family protein, with the translated sequence MGLFTYQIIDRTGNTVRGQMEADHEWTAAAHLRKMGYTVVDVNPVRESSFRQAFQVRRRVGVGDLSLFSRQLAAMLDAGIPLTRCLFTLGRQTSNPALARAASEAARNVEAGMSFSESLRAHPEIFPSLYVSMVRAGEVGGTLEEMLRRLSEQLERDKGLRDNVRSATFYPTVVICFATLVVLGMMFFIVPIFTRFFPPGVELPLPTRVLMAVSDSLRHYWYLWFLAAAAAVLGLCFYLRSPSGRRSWDRVKFKLPVLGSLFQRAVVARFARTLATLLSGGIPVLQALEAAGPATGSTVVAEAVQEAGEKIQEGKSIAGPLEESGVFPPMVIQMVSVGEETGSLSFLLTRIAEFYEAEVATITRGLTALIEPVLIIFVGCIIGVIVVSMYLPIFTVVTTVGR
- a CDS encoding ATPase, T2SS/T4P/T4SS family, whose product is MKLKPGQDFLGTRLVEAGVITPEQLQEALKKQTTRNGTKERLGRILVRLGYCTEDDIARVLGERAGVPFLSLESFPVNAAAAATISPETARRYRALPIAFEDNRLVVAMMRPDDVIAIDNLRILTGYDIQPVTVPDSELEAAIERFSRTGAEVEAGVEEEPVSEVVPGPENDTTDKPAVHLANLIFSQAVSAGASDVHIDPQEKGVRVRFRIDGVLHDVMHPPRRLHPALVSRIKVLANMDIAERRVPQDGRMTLKIEGKTVDVRVATLPGAYGEKVTLRLLDRTGKLITLDELGFAPPVLAAYREGARLPYGFILVTGPTGSGKSTTLYATLAALNSTEKNIITVEDPIEYRIDGVNQIQINPRAGLTFATGLRSILRSDPDIVMIGEIRDQETARIAVESALTGHLVLSTLHTNDAAGAITRLGDMGIEPFLTASSLVCILAQRLVRVLCLNCKEPYELPAAEWRRVAGAADADDRPIRLYRPRGCLRCSNTGYRGRIGVYELLRVTEPIRRLTLARRSAGEIKEAAVAEGMVTLFEDGLLKVKKGITSLEEVMRVII